The following are encoded together in the Salvia hispanica cultivar TCC Black 2014 chromosome 6, UniMelb_Shisp_WGS_1.0, whole genome shotgun sequence genome:
- the LOC125195465 gene encoding putative late blight resistance protein homolog R1B-17, protein MAAAFAALVSLQNNLRLIHNHPNYTFEVEQFESLWDIVSFLIDFMKSYDNSHGARRETAEALEMRIACAAQVAKDVIEAHMVHQIRCGKKRSSRFLLDLQKATQGMDYMRRKASIVSSQSGLLEPSTNSSSSSSTKSTPLLTSSMVGFDDILLQLLHLLIRGPLSRRVIPIQGMGGIAKTTLALNAFQHPCVVQHFDVCLWATISQGYSIHKILAQLLSCVRGSTSGTVDEMRERLYKSLFGLRYLIVLDDMWNLKAWYDMNVKSLFPDTNNGSRVVVTTRNANVSNHLGDYCVAMGFLDEVNSWHLFCQNAFAKQQGCPPELEETAKKIVARCKGLPLAIIVVGGHLRKSPTALAYWENVAQSILYSTQIDDQCLNVVSLSYRYLPAHLKPCFLLLGAFPEDEKIYVQDIL, encoded by the coding sequence ATGGCAGCAGCTTTCGCAGCTCTAGTTTCTCTTCAAAATAATCTCCGCCTTATCCACAATCACCCCAACTATACCTTTGAGGTCGAACAGTTTGAATCCCTTTGGGATATTGTCTCGTTCCTGATCGATTTCATGAAAAGCTACGACAATTCCCATGGTGCCAGAAGAGAAACAGCAGAAGCTTTAGAGATGCGAATTGCATGCGCAGCTCAAGTGGCAAAAGATGTGATCGAAGCACATATGGTGCATCAGATCCGTTGTGGAAAGAAGCGATCATCTCGTTTCCTGCTGGATCTGCAGAAAGCAACCCAAGGAATGGACTACATGAGGAGAAAGGCATCAATCGTGAGTTCGCAAAGTGGATTGTTGGAGCCTTCCAcaaattcatcatcatcatcatccacAAAGTCAACGCCTCTTCTCACCTCTTCCATGGTCGGATTTGATGATATCTTACTTCAACTTCTGCATCTGCTCATCAGAGGTCCCTTGAGTCGACGAGTCATCCCCATCCAAGGCATGGGGGGAATTGCTAAGACTACACTTGCCTTAAATGCATTTCAACATCCATGTGTCGTGCAACACTTTGATGTTTGTCTTTGGGCAACAATATCTCAAGGTTATAGCATTCACAAAATTTTGGCACAACTCTTGTCTTGTGTGAGAGGATCCACTAGTGGAACTGTTGATGAGATGCGAGAAAGGTTATACAAGAGTTTATTCGGGCTAAGGTATTTGATTGTTCTAGATGATATGTGGAACCTCAAAGCTTGGTATGATATGAATGTGAAATCATTGTTTCCGGATACAAACAATGGAAGCCGAGTTGTTGTGACTACTAGGAATGCGAATGTATCCAATCACTTGGGCGATTATTGTGTTGCAATGGGTTTTCTGGATGAGGTCAATAGTTGGCATCTATTTTGTCAAAATGCATTTGCAAAGCAGCAAGGTTGCCCTCCTGAGTTGGAGGAGACTGCAAAGAAGATAGTTGCACGGTGCAAAGGACTTCCCCTAGCAATTATTGTTGTTGGAGGTCATCTCAGGAAGTCTCCAACGGCTCTAGCCTACTGGGAGAATGTGGCacaatcaattttgtattctaCACAGATTGATGACCAATGCTTGAATGTGGTATCTTTGAGTTATAGATACTTGCCTGCTCATCTAAAGCCATGTTTTCTACTTCTTGGAGCATTTCCAGAAGATGAAAAGATTTACGTTCAAGATATTCTTTAA